The following proteins come from a genomic window of Pseudomonas syringae:
- the hexR gene encoding transcriptional regulator HexR, giving the protein MNLLQHIAQSRHLLRKSELKVADHVLLDPAAVMHSSMADLAHSVGISEPTIVRFCRAIGCSGFQDLKLKLAQSLAAGASFGQFAIHEDDSVADYSLKIFDTTLHTLMEVRENLDPHALQLAVTAMAGANRVEFYGFGASGAVAADAQHKFFRLLLTAAAYSDPHMQAMSAVTLKPTDVAVCISQSGRSKDLLITANLVRESGATLITLCPSQTPLAELSSVNLAIDVHEDTEIYTPLTSRIAHLVVIDVLAMGVAMARGPSLVNHLKSVKRSLRGLRLSPKSIKTHED; this is encoded by the coding sequence TTGAATCTGCTGCAGCACATCGCCCAGTCACGTCACCTGTTGCGCAAATCGGAGCTCAAGGTAGCCGACCATGTGCTGCTTGACCCTGCGGCTGTGATGCACAGTTCCATGGCTGATCTGGCCCACAGTGTGGGGATCAGCGAGCCGACCATCGTGCGCTTCTGCCGCGCCATCGGTTGCAGCGGGTTTCAGGACCTCAAGCTCAAGCTGGCCCAGAGCCTGGCGGCAGGTGCCAGTTTCGGGCAGTTCGCGATTCACGAGGATGATTCGGTCGCTGACTACAGCCTGAAGATTTTCGACACGACCCTGCACACGCTCATGGAAGTGCGCGAGAACCTTGACCCTCATGCCTTGCAGCTGGCGGTCACCGCCATGGCCGGCGCCAATCGGGTCGAGTTCTACGGGTTCGGTGCATCCGGCGCGGTGGCTGCCGATGCGCAGCACAAGTTCTTCAGGCTGCTGCTGACGGCTGCGGCGTATTCCGACCCGCACATGCAGGCCATGTCGGCCGTCACGCTCAAGCCGACAGATGTGGCGGTGTGCATTTCCCAGTCAGGGCGCTCCAAGGATTTGCTGATCACGGCCAATCTGGTCCGCGAGAGTGGCGCGACGCTGATCACGCTGTGCCCGAGCCAGACGCCACTGGCCGAACTGTCTTCGGTCAACCTGGCCATCGACGTGCACGAAGACACCGAAATCTACACACCGCTGACCTCGCGCATCGCGCATCTGGTGGTTATCGATGTGCTGGCAATGGGCGTCGCCATGGCGCGCGGTCCGAGCCTGGTCAATCACCTCAAGAGCGTCAAACGCAGCCTGCGCGGCTTGCGGCTGTCGCCGAAGTCGATCAAGACCCACGAAGACTGA
- a CDS encoding cation:proton antiporter encodes MHAINFIQDLAVIMLVAGVVTILFHRLRQPVVLGYIVAGFIIGPHTPPVSLIHDEGTIKTLAELGVIFLMFCLGLEFSLRKLFKVGATAFIAAFLEIALMIWIGYEIGQFFGWKTMDSLFLGAILAISSTTIIVKALNDLKMKNQHFAQLIFGVLIVEDILGIGIIALLSGIAVSGSVSSGEVFSTVGKLSLFMIVALVIGILLVPRLLSYVARFESNEMLLITVLGLCFGFCLLVVKLEYSMVLGAFLIGAIMAESRELLKIERLIEPIRDMFSAIFFVAIGLMIDPKILLEYAWPIAVITVAVVLGKMLSCGLGAFIAGNDGRTSLRVGMGLSQIGEFSFIIAALGMTLQVTSDFLYPVAVAVSAITTLLTPYLIRGADPLSLKLAAIMPRRVARVFDMYGEWLRSIQPQGQSAVLAGMIRRILLQVGVNLALVMGIFFSGGYFAEHLGGYMSEWVTDVSHQKAWICGAALLLSLPFLIAAYRKLKALSMLLAEMGVKPEMAGRHTVRVRKVVAEVIPLLSLAVIFVMLAALSASILPASELLLVVALVAALVAALLWRWLIRVHTRMQIALLETLGNNPESSGH; translated from the coding sequence ATGCATGCCATCAATTTCATTCAGGATCTGGCAGTGATCATGCTGGTGGCCGGTGTGGTGACCATTCTGTTTCATCGTCTCAGGCAGCCGGTGGTTCTGGGCTATATCGTCGCCGGATTCATTATCGGCCCGCACACGCCACCGGTCAGCCTGATCCACGACGAAGGCACCATCAAAACCCTGGCAGAGCTCGGGGTCATCTTTCTGATGTTCTGTCTGGGGCTGGAATTCAGTCTGCGCAAGCTGTTCAAGGTCGGTGCCACGGCATTCATCGCGGCGTTCCTCGAAATCGCCCTGATGATCTGGATCGGCTATGAGATCGGTCAGTTCTTCGGCTGGAAAACCATGGATTCGCTGTTTCTCGGCGCGATTCTGGCGATTTCCTCGACCACCATTATCGTCAAGGCGCTCAATGACCTGAAGATGAAAAACCAGCACTTCGCGCAGCTGATCTTCGGCGTGCTGATTGTCGAAGACATCCTCGGCATCGGCATTATCGCGCTGCTGTCCGGCATTGCGGTCAGTGGCTCGGTCAGTTCGGGCGAAGTGTTTTCCACAGTCGGCAAGTTGTCGCTGTTCATGATCGTAGCGCTGGTGATCGGGATTCTGCTGGTTCCCCGGTTGCTGTCCTACGTCGCCAGGTTTGAAAGCAACGAGATGCTGCTGATCACTGTGTTGGGCCTCTGTTTCGGCTTCTGCCTGCTGGTGGTCAAGCTGGAATACAGCATGGTGCTGGGCGCGTTTCTGATCGGCGCGATCATGGCCGAGTCGCGTGAGCTGCTGAAGATCGAGCGCTTGATCGAGCCGATCCGGGACATGTTCAGCGCCATCTTCTTCGTCGCCATCGGCCTGATGATCGACCCGAAAATTCTGCTGGAATATGCCTGGCCTATCGCGGTCATCACCGTTGCAGTGGTGCTGGGCAAGATGTTGTCCTGCGGTCTCGGGGCATTTATCGCTGGCAATGACGGCCGTACCTCACTGCGCGTGGGCATGGGGCTGTCCCAGATTGGCGAATTTTCCTTCATCATCGCGGCGCTGGGTATGACGCTACAGGTCACAAGCGACTTTCTGTATCCGGTGGCTGTTGCCGTCTCGGCCATCACCACCTTGCTGACCCCCTATCTGATTCGCGGCGCCGATCCGTTGTCGCTCAAGCTGGCGGCAATCATGCCCCGGCGAGTGGCGAGGGTGTTCGACATGTATGGCGAATGGCTGCGCAGCATTCAGCCGCAAGGACAGAGCGCCGTGCTTGCCGGGATGATTCGACGGATTCTGCTGCAGGTGGGGGTCAATCTGGCGCTGGTGATGGGGATCTTTTTCAGCGGCGGCTACTTCGCTGAACATCTTGGCGGCTATATGAGCGAGTGGGTGACCGATGTCAGTCATCAGAAGGCGTGGATCTGTGGTGCTGCGCTGCTGCTGTCGCTGCCGTTTCTGATCGCGGCGTATCGCAAGCTCAAGGCGCTGTCGATGCTGCTGGCGGAGATGGGTGTCAAGCCCGAGATGGCCGGCCGACACACCGTGCGCGTGCGCAAGGTGGTGGCGGAAGTGATCCCGCTGTTGTCGCTGGCGGTGATCTTCGTGATGCTGGCGGCGCTGTCGGCGAGCATTCTGCCAGCCAGCGAATTGTTGCTGGTGGTTGCTCTGGTCGCCGCGCTGGTCGCCGCATTGCTGTGGCGCTGGCTGATCCGCGTGCATACGCGGATGCAGATCGCGCTGCTGGAGACCTTGGGTAACAACCCGGAATCATCCGGGCATTGA
- a CDS encoding SMI1/KNR4 family protein: MEEVIEQLREANEPVPVPLELPDEDLLVEIEEQLFINIPFVFKEFLLTVSDVVYGSLEPVTVTDPQSHTYLPEVCATAWDLGVPRELIPICQDGDDYYCVEEDGTVLLWSAEEELVTEDSWESVWHWARDVWLES; encoded by the coding sequence GTGGAAGAAGTCATTGAACAACTGCGTGAAGCAAACGAGCCGGTCCCGGTTCCGCTTGAACTGCCTGACGAAGACCTGCTGGTCGAGATCGAGGAACAGCTGTTCATCAATATTCCGTTCGTCTTCAAGGAGTTTCTCCTGACGGTCAGCGATGTGGTGTATGGCAGCCTTGAGCCCGTCACAGTGACTGATCCGCAGTCGCACACCTACCTGCCGGAAGTCTGTGCTACCGCCTGGGATCTGGGCGTACCGCGCGAGCTGATTCCGATCTGCCAGGACGGTGACGATTATTACTGCGTCGAGGAAGACGGCACCGTGCTGCTGTGGTCTGCCGAGGAAGAGCTGGTCACTGAAGACAGCTGGGAATCGGTCTGGCATTGGGCGCGGGATGTCTGGCTGGAAAGCTGA
- a CDS encoding LysR family transcriptional regulator, giving the protein MRMTLRQLRIFNEVCDLRSYSRAAEEMSLTQPAVSLQIRQLEELIGQPLFEYVGKKLYLTEAAAALQSASRDIFGRLESLDMQLSDMQGSLQGQLKLAVESSCKYFIPHLFAAFKRQYPEVSLSLMVVNRAQVIKRLSDNRDDLVIMSAVPQHMGLEFLPFLNNPIVAVAPADHPLSSREKLSLKDLEPWPLLTREPGSGTRLACEEYFKEKRVHFTQTQEVSSSEAQRECVVAGLGLAMLTRHAVCQELATGTLIELPVAELPLYRSWCVVQAKDKRLSPVAHAFLAFIRSERAQISQLVERFDGRPRVA; this is encoded by the coding sequence ATGCGCATGACATTGCGTCAGCTGCGCATATTCAACGAGGTGTGTGACCTGCGCTCATACAGCCGCGCTGCAGAAGAAATGTCTCTGACCCAGCCCGCGGTCAGCTTGCAGATACGTCAGTTGGAAGAGCTGATCGGCCAGCCACTGTTCGAGTACGTCGGGAAAAAGCTGTACCTGACCGAGGCGGCTGCAGCGCTGCAATCCGCCAGCCGGGATATTTTCGGCCGTCTGGAGAGCCTGGATATGCAGCTCTCAGACATGCAGGGTTCGCTGCAAGGGCAATTGAAACTGGCGGTCGAGTCGAGCTGCAAATACTTCATCCCGCACCTGTTTGCCGCGTTCAAACGCCAATACCCGGAAGTCAGCCTGAGCTTGATGGTGGTCAATCGTGCGCAGGTCATCAAACGACTGTCGGATAACCGCGACGATCTGGTGATCATGTCGGCCGTGCCGCAACACATGGGCCTGGAGTTTCTGCCGTTCCTCAACAACCCGATTGTCGCCGTAGCGCCAGCGGATCACCCGCTGAGCAGCCGCGAAAAGTTGAGCCTGAAAGACCTCGAGCCGTGGCCGCTGCTGACGCGCGAGCCGGGGTCAGGCACACGTCTGGCCTGCGAGGAGTATTTCAAGGAAAAGCGCGTGCACTTCACGCAGACGCAAGAAGTGTCTTCAAGCGAAGCGCAGCGTGAATGCGTGGTTGCCGGGCTGGGCCTGGCGATGCTGACGCGGCATGCGGTCTGTCAGGAACTCGCCACAGGGACGCTCATCGAGCTGCCTGTGGCGGAGCTGCCGCTGTACAGAAGCTGGTGCGTGGTGCAGGCCAAGGACAAACGCCTGTCACCCGTAGCGCACGCGTTTCTTGCCTTCATCCGCAGCGAACGTGCGCAGATCAGCCAGCTTGTCGAGCGTTTCGACGGTCGACCGCGGGTGGCGTGA
- a CDS encoding Tim44 domain-containing protein produces the protein MQRFLSIAMALCIGLTMSLDVNAARFGGGKSMGSAPTHQARQTAPSTPAAAPGAAGRPAPAASGASRWLGPLAGIAAGGLLASMFMGDGFNGLQLFDILIMGLIAFLIFRFIARRRQQQQPKMAAAGAPYQREASQPGQNPIFGSSSPASAAPVINAPAWFNEERFLEAARGHFQALQQHWDANEMDKIAEFVTPQMLQFLKKERADLGDGFQSTFIDNLSVQLDGVDDRADKTIATLTFSGVSKTSRFDQGEVFSESWNMERPQGDNQPWLVAGIRQNG, from the coding sequence ATGCAACGTTTTCTAAGCATCGCGATGGCGCTGTGCATCGGGCTCACCATGAGCCTGGATGTGAATGCCGCGCGCTTCGGTGGCGGCAAGAGCATGGGCTCGGCGCCTACGCATCAGGCGCGCCAGACCGCACCTTCCACGCCGGCAGCCGCACCTGGCGCTGCTGGCCGCCCTGCCCCTGCGGCAAGCGGCGCCTCGCGCTGGCTGGGCCCATTGGCCGGTATCGCTGCCGGTGGCCTGCTCGCATCAATGTTCATGGGTGACGGCTTCAACGGCCTGCAACTGTTCGACATCCTGATCATGGGCCTCATTGCCTTCCTGATCTTCCGCTTCATCGCACGTCGTCGTCAGCAGCAACAGCCGAAAATGGCCGCTGCCGGTGCACCGTACCAGCGTGAAGCCAGTCAGCCTGGGCAGAACCCGATTTTCGGCAGTTCGTCGCCTGCATCCGCTGCGCCAGTGATCAACGCACCGGCCTGGTTCAATGAGGAGCGCTTCCTGGAGGCGGCCCGTGGCCACTTTCAGGCGCTGCAGCAGCACTGGGACGCCAACGAAATGGACAAAATCGCCGAGTTCGTCACTCCGCAGATGCTGCAATTCCTGAAAAAGGAACGTGCGGATCTGGGCGACGGCTTCCAGTCGACCTTCATCGACAACCTCAGCGTACAGCTGGACGGCGTCGATGACCGTGCCGACAAGACCATCGCGACCCTGACCTTCTCCGGCGTTTCCAAGACGTCGCGCTTTGACCAGGGCGAAGTGTTCAGCGAAAGCTGGAACATGGAACGACCACAAGGTGACAACCAGCCATGGCTGGTGGCAGGAATTCGCCAGAACGGTTGA
- the uvrD gene encoding DNA helicase II: protein MRDDLSLLLNSLNDAQRQAVAASLGRQLVLAGAGSGKTRVLVHRIAWLMQVEQASPHSVLSVTFTNKAAAEMRHRIEQLMGISPAGMWVGTFHGLAHRLLRAHWQEAGLVQTFQILDSDDQQRLVKRVMRELGLDEQRWPARQAQWFINGQKDEGLRPKHIQASGDLFLTTMKSVYEAYEVACQRAGVIDFSELLLRALDLWRDNPGLLAHYQRRFRHVLVDEFQDTNAVQYAWLRLLAQGGDSLMVVGDDDQSIYGWRGAKIENIHQYSSDFPDTEVIRLEQNYRSTASILKAANALIVNNSGRLGKELWTDVGDGELINLYAAFNEHDEARYVVETIESALKTGISRNDIAILYRSNAQSRVLEEALLRERIPYRIYGGQRFFERAEIKNAMAYMRLLEGRGNDAALERVINVPARGIGEKTVEAIREHARHADVSMWEAMRLLVANKGLTGRAATALGGFIELIENLSAKVMEMPLHLMTQTVIEQSGLITYHEQEKGEKGQARVENLEELVSAARAFENHESDEELTPLAAFLGHASLEAGDTQAQEHEESIQLMTLHSAKGLEFPHVFLVGMEEGLFPHKMSLEEPGRLEEERRLAYVGITRAMKQLVMTYAETRRLYGSETYNKVSRFVREIPPALIQEVRLSNSVSRPFGGTPKFNSSSLFNGTGIPETEFTMGQRVQHAVFGEGVILNFEGAGAQARVQVNFADGSKWLMMGYAKLVAL from the coding sequence ATGCGCGATGATCTCTCTCTTCTTCTGAATTCCCTCAACGATGCCCAGCGTCAGGCCGTAGCGGCCTCACTGGGTCGTCAGTTGGTTCTGGCCGGTGCTGGCTCCGGCAAAACCCGTGTGCTGGTGCATCGCATCGCCTGGCTGATGCAGGTCGAGCAAGCCTCCCCGCATTCGGTGCTGTCGGTGACCTTCACCAACAAGGCTGCTGCCGAGATGCGCCACCGTATCGAACAGCTGATGGGCATCAGCCCGGCCGGCATGTGGGTGGGCACGTTCCACGGGCTGGCACACCGCCTGCTGCGTGCGCACTGGCAGGAAGCCGGGCTGGTGCAGACCTTCCAGATTCTCGACAGCGATGACCAGCAGCGTCTGGTCAAGCGCGTGATGCGCGAGCTGGGGCTGGACGAGCAGCGCTGGCCTGCACGTCAGGCGCAGTGGTTCATCAATGGTCAGAAAGACGAAGGCCTGCGCCCGAAACATATTCAGGCCAGCGGCGATCTGTTCCTGACCACCATGAAAAGCGTTTACGAAGCCTACGAGGTCGCTTGCCAGCGGGCAGGCGTCATCGACTTCTCCGAACTGCTGCTGCGCGCCCTGGACCTGTGGCGCGATAACCCTGGCCTGCTCGCGCACTATCAGCGTCGTTTCCGCCATGTACTGGTCGACGAGTTCCAGGACACCAACGCCGTGCAGTACGCCTGGTTGCGTCTGCTGGCCCAGGGCGGCGACAGCCTGATGGTGGTCGGCGACGACGATCAGTCCATCTACGGCTGGCGTGGCGCGAAGATCGAGAACATTCACCAGTACTCTTCCGACTTCCCGGACACCGAAGTGATCCGCCTGGAGCAGAACTACCGCTCCACGGCGAGCATCCTCAAGGCCGCCAACGCCTTGATCGTCAACAACAGCGGTCGTCTCGGCAAGGAATTGTGGACGGATGTCGGTGACGGCGAGCTGATCAACCTGTACGCCGCCTTCAACGAACACGATGAAGCACGCTACGTGGTCGAGACCATCGAAAGCGCGCTGAAAACCGGTATTTCGCGCAACGACATCGCCATTCTGTACCGCTCCAACGCCCAGTCGCGGGTGCTGGAAGAGGCCCTGCTGCGCGAACGCATCCCGTACCGCATCTATGGCGGGCAACGCTTCTTCGAACGCGCCGAGATCAAGAACGCCATGGCGTACATGCGCCTGCTGGAAGGCCGTGGCAACGATGCGGCACTGGAGCGGGTCATCAACGTTCCGGCGCGCGGCATCGGTGAAAAGACCGTGGAAGCGATTCGTGAGCATGCGCGTCACGCCGACGTCTCGATGTGGGAAGCCATGCGTCTGCTGGTCGCCAACAAAGGCCTGACCGGTCGCGCCGCCACGGCGTTGGGCGGGTTCATCGAGCTGATCGAGAACCTGTCGGCGAAGGTCATGGAAATGCCGCTGCACCTGATGACCCAGACGGTTATCGAGCAGTCCGGGCTGATCACTTATCACGAGCAGGAAAAAGGCGAGAAAGGCCAGGCTCGGGTAGAAAACCTTGAGGAACTGGTCAGCGCCGCACGCGCCTTCGAGAACCATGAGAGTGACGAAGAGCTGACACCACTGGCGGCGTTCCTTGGCCACGCCTCACTTGAGGCTGGCGACACTCAGGCGCAGGAACATGAGGAAAGCATCCAGTTGATGACCTTGCACAGCGCCAAGGGCCTGGAATTCCCGCATGTGTTTCTGGTTGGGATGGAAGAAGGACTGTTCCCGCACAAGATGAGCCTGGAAGAGCCAGGCCGCCTGGAAGAAGAACGGCGCCTGGCTTATGTCGGCATCACTCGCGCCATGAAGCAACTGGTGATGACCTACGCGGAGACGCGTCGTCTGTATGGCAGCGAAACCTATAACAAGGTCTCGCGTTTCGTGCGCGAGATTCCGCCTGCGCTGATTCAGGAAGTACGGCTGTCCAACAGCGTCAGCCGCCCGTTCGGCGGCACTCCGAAATTCAACAGCAGCAGCCTGTTCAACGGCACCGGCATTCCGGAAACCGAGTTCACCATGGGCCAGCGCGTGCAGCATGCGGTGTTCGGCGAAGGCGTGATCCTCAACTTCGAAGGTGCCGGCGCTCAGGCACGCGTGCAGGTCAACTTCGCCGATGGCAGCAAGTGGCTGATGATGGGGTATGCGAAGCTGGTGGCGTTGTAG
- a CDS encoding acetyl-CoA carboxylase biotin carboxylase subunit has protein sequence MITKILIANRGEIAVRIVRACAEMGIRSVAIFSDADRHALHVKRADEAYSIGAEPLAGYLNPRKLVNLAVETGCDALHPGYGFLSENAELADICAERGIKFIGPSAEVIRRMGDKTEARRSMIKAGVPVTPGTEGNVADIDEALLEGERIGYPVMLKATSGGGGRGIRRCNSREELEQAFPRVISEATKAFGSAEVFLEKCIVNPKHIEAQILGDSFGNVVHLFERDCSIQRRNQKLIEIAPSPQLTPEQRAYIGDLSVRAAKAVGYENAGTVEFLLAEGEVYFMEMNTRVQVEHTITEEITGIDIVREQIRIASGLPLSVKQEDIIHRGFALQFRINAEDPKNNFLPSFGKITRYYAPGGPGVRTDTAIYTGYTIPPYYDSMCLKLIVWALSWEEAMDRGLRALDDMRLQGVKTTAAYYQEILRNPEFRSGEFNTSFVESHPELTNYSIKRKPEELALAIAAAIAAHAGL, from the coding sequence GTGATAACAAAAATTCTGATCGCCAACCGTGGAGAGATCGCCGTCCGCATTGTGCGTGCCTGTGCAGAAATGGGCATTCGCTCGGTAGCGATCTTTTCCGACGCAGACCGTCACGCTTTACACGTCAAACGTGCCGACGAGGCCTACAGCATTGGCGCCGAACCGCTGGCGGGTTACCTGAACCCGCGCAAGCTGGTGAATCTGGCGGTGGAAACCGGTTGCGATGCGCTGCATCCCGGTTACGGGTTTCTTTCGGAAAACGCTGAATTGGCTGATATCTGCGCCGAACGTGGTATCAAATTCATCGGCCCGTCGGCAGAAGTGATTCGCCGCATGGGCGACAAGACCGAGGCGCGGCGCAGTATGATCAAGGCCGGCGTGCCGGTGACGCCGGGCACTGAAGGCAATGTGGCGGATATCGATGAGGCGCTGCTTGAAGGCGAGCGCATTGGCTATCCGGTCATGCTCAAGGCCACTTCCGGTGGCGGTGGGCGTGGTATTCGGCGTTGCAACAGTCGTGAAGAGCTGGAGCAGGCCTTTCCCCGGGTCATTTCCGAGGCGACCAAGGCTTTTGGCTCGGCGGAAGTCTTTCTCGAAAAGTGCATCGTCAATCCCAAGCACATCGAAGCGCAGATTCTCGGTGACAGCTTTGGCAATGTGGTGCACCTGTTCGAGCGCGACTGTTCGATCCAGCGCCGCAACCAGAAGCTGATCGAGATCGCGCCCAGCCCGCAACTGACGCCCGAGCAGCGCGCTTACATCGGCGATCTGTCGGTGCGTGCCGCCAAAGCCGTCGGTTACGAGAACGCCGGCACCGTGGAGTTTCTGCTCGCCGAGGGCGAGGTGTACTTCATGGAAATGAACACGCGGGTGCAGGTCGAGCACACCATCACTGAAGAAATCACCGGCATCGACATTGTTCGTGAGCAGATCCGTATCGCGTCTGGCCTGCCGTTGTCGGTCAAGCAGGAGGACATCATCCATCGTGGTTTTGCCCTGCAATTCCGCATCAACGCGGAAGACCCGAAGAACAATTTTCTGCCCAGTTTCGGCAAGATCACCCGTTATTACGCACCCGGCGGACCGGGCGTGCGCACCGACACGGCGATCTACACCGGCTACACGATTCCGCCGTACTACGACTCGATGTGTCTGAAGCTGATCGTCTGGGCGCTGAGCTGGGAAGAGGCGATGGATCGCGGCCTGCGTGCGCTGGATGACATGCGTCTGCAAGGGGTGAAGACCACTGCGGCCTATTACCAGGAAATCCTGCGCAATCCGGAATTCCGTAGCGGCGAGTTCAATACCAGTTTTGTCGAGAGCCATCCCGAGCTGACCAATTACTCGATCAAGCGCAAACCCGAAGAGCTGGCCCTGGCCATCGCTGCCGCCATCGCCGCCCATGCAGGCTTATGA
- the oadA gene encoding sodium-extruding oxaloacetate decarboxylase subunit alpha: MTKKIFVTDTILRDAHQSLLATRMRTEDMLPICDKLDKVGYWSLEMWGGATFDACVRFLKEDPWERLRQLRAALPNTRLQMLLRGQNLLGYRHYSDDVVKAFVAKAAVNGIDVFRIFDAMNDVRNLRVAIEAVKAAGKHAQGTIAYTTSPVHTIEAFVAQARQMEAMGCDSVAIKDMAGLLTPYATGELVKALKAEQSLPVFIHSHDTAGLAAMCQLKAIESGADHIDTAISSFAWGTSHPGTESMVAALKGSEFDTGLDLELLQEIGLYFYAVRKKYHQFESEFTAVDTRVQVNQVPGGMISNLANQLKEQGALNRMSEVLAEIPRVRKDLGYPPLVTPTSQIVGTQAFFNVLAGERYKTITNEVKLYLQGGYGKAPGQVDEKLRRQAIGNEELIDVRPADLLRPEMTKLRADIGALARSEEDVLTFAMFPDIGRKFLEERAAGTLTPEVLLPIPEAGSVARAGGEGVPTEFVIDVHGETYRVDITGVGVKAEGKRHFYLTIDGMPEEVVFEPLNEFVSGGASKRKQASAPGHVSTAMPGNIVDVLVKEGDAVKAGQAVLITEAMKMETEVQASIAGKVVAIHVAKGDRVNPGEILVEIEG; this comes from the coding sequence ATGACCAAGAAGATCTTTGTAACCGACACCATCCTGCGTGACGCTCATCAATCGTTGCTGGCGACCCGCATGCGCACTGAAGACATGCTGCCGATCTGCGACAAGCTCGACAAGGTGGGCTACTGGTCGCTGGAAATGTGGGGCGGCGCGACCTTCGACGCGTGCGTGCGGTTTCTCAAGGAAGACCCTTGGGAACGTCTGCGCCAGCTGCGTGCGGCGTTGCCCAATACCCGTTTGCAGATGCTGCTGCGCGGTCAGAACCTGCTGGGCTATCGGCATTACAGCGACGATGTGGTCAAGGCGTTCGTGGCCAAGGCGGCGGTCAACGGCATCGACGTGTTCCGGATTTTCGATGCCATGAACGATGTGCGTAACCTGCGCGTTGCCATCGAAGCGGTGAAGGCGGCAGGCAAGCATGCGCAGGGCACCATCGCGTACACCACCAGCCCGGTTCACACCATTGAAGCGTTCGTTGCGCAGGCGCGGCAGATGGAGGCCATGGGTTGCGACTCGGTGGCGATCAAGGACATGGCCGGTCTGCTGACGCCGTATGCCACCGGCGAGCTGGTCAAGGCGCTGAAAGCCGAGCAGTCGTTGCCGGTGTTCATACACTCCCACGACACGGCGGGTCTGGCTGCGATGTGTCAGCTCAAGGCGATTGAAAGCGGCGCGGACCATATCGACACGGCGATTTCCAGCTTCGCCTGGGGTACCAGCCACCCGGGCACCGAGTCGATGGTTGCGGCGCTCAAGGGCAGTGAATTCGATACCGGTCTGGATCTGGAACTGTTGCAGGAAATCGGTCTGTATTTCTACGCGGTGCGTAAGAAATATCACCAGTTCGAAAGCGAATTTACTGCGGTTGACACCCGCGTGCAGGTCAATCAGGTGCCTGGCGGGATGATCTCCAACCTCGCCAACCAGCTCAAGGAACAGGGTGCGCTCAATCGCATGAGCGAAGTGCTGGCGGAAATCCCTCGCGTCCGCAAAGACCTCGGTTATCCACCGCTGGTGACGCCGACCTCGCAGATCGTCGGCACCCAGGCGTTCTTCAACGTGCTGGCGGGCGAGCGTTACAAGACCATCACCAACGAGGTGAAGCTTTATCTGCAGGGCGGCTATGGCAAGGCGCCGGGGCAGGTCGATGAAAAGCTGCGTCGTCAGGCGATTGGCAACGAGGAGCTGATTGATGTGCGTCCTGCCGACCTGCTGCGGCCGGAGATGACCAAGCTGCGTGCCGACATCGGTGCATTGGCCAGATCCGAAGAAGACGTGCTGACCTTCGCCATGTTCCCGGACATTGGCCGCAAGTTTCTTGAAGAGCGCGCCGCCGGTACGCTCACGCCGGAGGTGTTGCTGCCGATCCCTGAAGCCGGAAGCGTGGCCAGGGCGGGCGGCGAGGGTGTGCCGACCGAGTTTGTCATTGATGTGCACGGCGAGACCTACCGCGTAGACATCACCGGTGTGGGCGTCAAGGCCGAGGGCAAGCGCCATTTCTACCTGACCATCGATGGCATGCCGGAAGAAGTGGTGTTCGAACCGCTCAATGAGTTTGTCAGCGGCGGTGCCAGCAAACGCAAGCAGGCCAGCGCACCGGGCCACGTCAGCACCGCCATGCCGGGCAACATCGTCGATGTACTGGTCAAGGAAGGCGATGCGGTCAAGGCCGGTCAGGCCGTGCTGATCACCGAAGCGATGAAAATGGAAACCGAAGTCCAGGCATCCATTGCCGGGAAGGTCGTGGCCATTCATGTCGCCAAGGGCGACCGCGTCAATCCGGGCGAGATACTGGTCGAAATCGAAGGCTGA
- a CDS encoding PA3496 family putative envelope integrity protein — protein MKTRRQQEDQRRMEFRRAIESYSEARQLNQELCDYMDGVKNAVWQTVTPPAVDRRNARQAG, from the coding sequence GTGAAAACCCGCCGTCAGCAGGAAGATCAGCGTCGCATGGAGTTTCGTCGGGCAATTGAAAGTTACAGCGAGGCGCGTCAGCTCAATCAAGAGCTCTGCGACTACATGGATGGGGTGAAAAACGCCGTCTGGCAGACCGTCACGCCACCCGCGGTCGACCGTCGAAACGCTCGACAAGCTGGCTGA